In Dermacentor silvarum isolate Dsil-2018 chromosome 2, BIME_Dsil_1.4, whole genome shotgun sequence, the following proteins share a genomic window:
- the LOC125943382 gene encoding uncharacterized protein K02A2.6-like, whose protein sequence is MLHEGHPGMTRMKMLSRSHVWWPRLTLDIEQAVKECITCQLSQNAAARVPLMSWGWPTRRWQRVHLDFAQRDQHFFLVLMDAHSKWVEVFVMTATTSEKTVEKLRGVFAAYGLPEEIVTDNGPQFTSQHFGTFLSRNGIRHSKSPPYHPASNGSAERCVQTVKKDLFKQILDEERKGDKKSIQHRIDQFLFSYRNTPSSTTGETPAQIFLSWQPRTRLSLLHPEMEQRMRERGEQAKLHADQKRGPWRDFREGDQVLVKGLRPDDDKWLLGTIAQRCSACTYIVRVADEDRYVHADNLRLSTFQENRSWLKAAGTVLDEERKEDKKSIQHRIDQFLFSYRNTPSSTTGETPAQIFLSGQPRRSGPGSHQWCWVHIAGMEDLLLALKHIYLPTQPTELLPPYTSQPHAGLDEDIQLSEVTAAIQKLRKHTAPSADEISNKILANLDDLFIWELTQHPNNIWRCGTIVQE, encoded by the exons ATGCTGCACGAAGGTCATCCAGGGATGACTCGAATGAAAATGCTGTCAAGGAGTCATGTCTGGTGGCCTCGCTTAACGCTAGACATAGAGCAAGCGGTGAAAGAGTGCATCACTTGTCAGTTGTCACAGAATGCGGCAGCTAGAGTACCACTAATGTCATGGGGCTGGCCAACGCGTAGATGGCAGCGAGTTCATCTAGATTTTGCGCAAAGGGACCAGCATTTCTTTTTGGTCTTAATGGATGCTCATTCGAAGTGGGTTGAGGTGTTTGTCATGACAGCAACAACAAGCGAAAAGACGGTAGAGAAATTGCGAGGTGTTTTTGCGGCCTACGGACTACCCGAGGAGATCGTGACCGACAACGGGCCCCAATTCACATCGCAGCACTTCGGAACATTCCTGAGCAGGAATGGAATTCGTCATTCCAAATCTCCTCCCTATCACCCTGCTTCGAATGGTAGCGCCGAACGGTGCGTTCAGACCGTCAAGAAGGACTTGTTTAAACAGATACTagacgaagaaagaaaaggagacaaGAAGTCCATACAACATCGCATAGACCAATTTCTCTTCAGTTATCGCAACACCCCGTCCAGCACCACTGGTGAGACCCCGGCCCAGATCTTCTTGTCGTGGCAGCCAAGAACCAGGCTGAGTCTGCTGCACCCTGAAATGGAACAACGCATGCGCGAAAGGGGAGAGCAGGCGAAGCTCCACGCAGACCAGAAACGAGGGCCATGGAGAGACTTTAGGGAAGGCGATCAGGTTTTGGTAAAAGGACTCCGCCCGGACGACGACAAATGGCTGTTGGGTACAATTGCTCAGCGGTGCAGCGCATGCACGTACATTGTTCGCGTCGCAGACGAGGACCGATACGTTCACGCTGATAACCTGCGACTAAGTACATTTCAGGAGAACCGGAGCTGGCTTAAGGCGGCGGGAACAGTACTggacgaagaaagaaaagaagacaagAAGTCCATACAACATCGCATAGACCAATTTCTCTTCAGTTATCGCAACACCCCGTCCAGCACCACTGGTGAGACCCCGGCCCAGATCTTCTTGTCGGGGCAGCCAAGAAGATCTGGGCCGGGGTCTCACCAGTGGTGCTGGGTGCACATTGCTGG CATGGAAGATCTCCTGCTGGCTCTCAAGCACATATATCTGCCGACACAACCCACGGAGCTCCTTCCACCGTACACGAGCCAGCCTCACGCTGGGTTGGACGAGGACATCCAACTGAGTGAGGTCACTGCAGCTATACAGAAGCTCCGCAAGCACACGGCCCCGAGTGCAGATGAAATTTCTAACAAGATTCTGGCAAATCTCGACGACCTGTTTATATGGGAACTGACGCAGCATCCCAACAACATCTGGAGATGCGGCACAATCGTACAAGAATGA
- the LOC119439923 gene encoding uncharacterized protein LOC119439923, giving the protein MAVAGKFEPFLEDGDEDFESYIERFEHFLRATQVSDDLKVSVLITAIGKKTYRTLKNLLAPTKPEEKEYSQLIQALKKHYAPEPMVIAERFRFNRRIQQDTEPVAGFALELKSLAASCNFGAFLDEALRDRFVAGLKDEITQAELLKRATLTFAEACELARSIELARSETKKFQPEGQELGVHAVQRQTLEFKVGTAAGRLHGNQSSERNNRLGLLPLRSHLPHRRKVPVQEILLPRLQTSGSLGKSVPVVRQHSALCGGQ; this is encoded by the coding sequence ATGGCAGTGGCTGGCAAGTTCGAACCCTTTCTCGAGGACGGAGACGAGGATTTCGAATCGTACATCGAGCGGTTCGAGCACTTCCTTCGGGCGACCCAGGTGAGCGACGACCTCAAAGTTTCGGTGTTGATTACCGCTATTGGGAAGAAAACCTATCGCACGCTTAAAAATCTACTAGCTCCCACGAAGCCCGAGGAGAAAGAATATTCGCAACTAATTCAAGCCCTCAAGAAGCATTATGCTCCGGAACCCATGGTCATAGCGGAACGTTTCCGATTCAACCGCCGGATTCAGCAGGACACAGAACCGGTGGCGGGCTTTGCGTTGGAATTGAAGAGTCTGGCTGCCTCCTGCAATTTCGGGGCATTTTTGGATGAAGCTTTGCGGGACCGTTTCGTTGCCGGGCTGAAAGACGAGATAACGCAAGCAGAGCTTCTGAAGAGGGCCACACTGACGTTTGCAGAGGCGTGCGAACTAGCTCGAAGTATTGAACTAGCCCGTTCCGAGACGAAGAAATTCCAGCCGGAGGGGCAAGAACTGGGTGTCCACGCCGTACAACGACAAACTCTGGAGTTCAAGGTCGGGACAGCCGCGGGGAGACTACATGGAAACCAGAGCAGCGAAAGAAACAACCGGTTGGGCTTGTTACCGCTGCGGAGCCACCTCCCACACCGACGAAAGGTGCCCGTTCAGGAAATACTGCTGCCGCGCCTGCAAACGAGTGGGTCACTTGGCAAGAGTGTGCCGGTCGTCCGGCAGCACAGCGCACTATGCGGAGGACAGTAG